One genomic region from Halobacteria archaeon AArc-dxtr1 encodes:
- a CDS encoding alpha/beta fold hydrolase — MNVRTAVASAIGAAGTAVVGNRLLSRRAGNLESSLPGVERTYRWRGMDVAYTEAGNPDDPDVLLCHGIHAAASSDEFEPIAAKLADDHHVVAVDLPGFGRSDRPPLVYSPGIYTEFLRDVATDLVSEPTVIASSLTGAFAAEAAREAPIGRLVLICPTDETGPDRPRLRTLLRTPVVGTTLFNLLASKPSLRYFYARDGYEDPTVLDDGRLAYAWRSAHQPGARYAPASFASGALDPETDLATALAGLEIPVTLVWGREAERVPLQEGRDLADAADCDLVVVDEAKLLPHAEYPETVAEYLVSERPRAGTDR; from the coding sequence ATGAACGTTCGAACAGCGGTGGCGTCGGCGATCGGCGCCGCGGGGACGGCCGTGGTTGGCAACCGACTGCTCTCGCGTCGGGCGGGCAACCTCGAGAGTTCGCTGCCGGGCGTCGAGCGAACCTACCGCTGGCGCGGCATGGACGTCGCCTACACGGAAGCAGGCAATCCGGACGATCCGGACGTCCTGCTGTGTCACGGGATCCACGCCGCTGCGAGCAGCGACGAGTTCGAACCGATCGCCGCGAAACTGGCTGACGACCACCACGTCGTTGCGGTCGACCTTCCCGGATTCGGGCGGTCGGATCGCCCCCCGCTGGTCTACTCACCCGGGATCTACACGGAGTTCCTCCGGGACGTCGCGACGGACCTGGTCTCTGAACCGACCGTGATCGCCTCCTCGTTGACCGGTGCGTTCGCCGCGGAGGCGGCGCGAGAGGCGCCGATCGGACGATTGGTGTTGATCTGTCCGACCGACGAGACGGGCCCAGATCGGCCGCGACTGCGGACGCTGCTTCGGACGCCGGTAGTTGGCACGACGCTGTTCAACCTGCTCGCGAGCAAGCCCTCGCTGCGGTACTTCTACGCACGAGACGGCTACGAGGATCCGACGGTTCTCGACGACGGGCGACTGGCCTACGCCTGGCGCAGCGCCCACCAACCCGGCGCTCGCTACGCACCAGCATCGTTCGCGTCGGGTGCGCTCGACCCCGAGACGGATCTGGCGACAGCGCTCGCGGGCCTGGAGATTCCGGTGACGCTCGTCTGGGGGCGTGAAGCCGAGCGCGTTCCTCTGCAGGAGGGTCGAGATCTCGCCGACGCCGCCGACTGCGACCTGGTCGTCGTCGACGAGGCGAAGCTGCTTCCTCACGCGGAATACCCCGAGACGGTTGCTGAGTACCTCGTTAGCGAGCGCCCGCGTGCCGGCACCGATCGGTAG